The Loxodonta africana isolate mLoxAfr1 chromosome 12, mLoxAfr1.hap2, whole genome shotgun sequence genome segment TTTATATTTCCCTTCTATGCCCAGTTTtgaacaaaattttaacaaaGTAGCTAAAAGCAGGTACTTGTGTTTTTTATCAGTTTGCTTCCCCCCTTCCCCCACCACTGgagattgtgtgtgtgttgttccaAACCAAAAGAATTAAGGAAGAAAGTAAACTTGGAATTATTTTTATCTGTCCATGACACCATCACCTACCCCACAATAATATACTTATGTACAGGTATACTTACATATCTTACATAGGAAGATGTACAAAGTTCTGttattctttcctctttttaGAAGAAGCCCAGAAAGTTGATGACCTGATAGAGAGAGTCCAGGAAAATGAAGATGAACTTTCAGGGCAATCGGTATTCATCAACAAGACTCTGATGGAAGAGAGAGGTAATATTCTTGATAAAACTTTGAATGTGGAATCAAGCCCTGATCTTTCAAGAAAAATCTCCTATAAATGTGACTCATGTGAGAagaatttaaagtctatttcaggGTATATTACCAGTGATGGAAGCTATGCAAGAATGAACCCTGATGAATGTAGTGGATGTGGGAAGTCACTTCTCCATATTAAGCTTGAGAAAACTCATCCTGGAGATCAGTCGTATGAATTTACTGAAACTGGGGAAACTGATACTCTAAATGATGGAAGTATTTATCAGAAAATCCATATTTTGGAGAAACCCTTTGATTATATTGAATGCCAGAAAGCCTTCCAAACGGAGACAGTTTTTGTTAATCATATGGAGGAGAAACCCTGTAAGTGGAATGAATCTGAAATAGCCTTCCTGCAAATGTCAAACCTTGGTGTACATCAGAGATCTCATATGGAAATGAAGCCCTATGAATGCAGCGAATGTGGGAAATCCTTCTGTAAAaagtcaaaatttattatacatcaGAGGACTCACACGGGAGAGAAACCTTTTGTATGTAATCAATGTGGGAAATCCTTTTGTCAGAAGGGAACTCTCACTGTACATCTGAGAACACATACAGGGGAGAAGCCCTATGAATGTAGTGTATGTGGGAAAACATTCTACCAGAAGTTACACCTCATTCAACATGAGAGAACTCATTCAGGAGAGAAGCCCTATGAATGTAACTATTGTGGAAAATCCTTTTGCCAGAAGACCCATCTCACACAACACCAGAGAACACATTCAGGAGAGAGACCTTATGTTTGTCATTACTGTGCAAAAACCTTCTCCCAGAAGTCAGCACTTAATGACCACCATAAAATTCATACAGGTGTGAAGCTCTATAagtgtaatgaatgtgggaaatgCTTCTGCCGCAAGTCTACACTTACAACACATCAGAGGACACACACAGgcgagaaaccctatgaatgtaacgAATGTGGAAAGTTTTTCTCTCGGTTATCATATCTCACTGTACATTATAGAACTCATtcaggagagaaaccctatgaatgtaatgaGTGTGGGAAAACCTTCTATCTGAACTCAGCGCTCATGAGACATCAGAGAGTAcatacaggagagaaaccctatgaatgtaatgaatgtggaaaaTTATTCTCCCAGCTGTCATACCTCAATGTACATCATAGAACTCATTCAGGAgtgaaaccctatgaatgtaatgaatgtggaaaGTCCTTCTACCAGAATTCAGCCCTCTGTAGACATCAAAGAATACATAAAGGAGAGAAGCCCTATGAATGTTACATATGTGGAAAGTTCTTCTCTCAGATGTCGTACCTCACCATACATCATAGAATTCATtcaggagagaaaccttatgaatgtagtgaatgtgggaaaaccttctgCCAGAATTCAGCCCTTAATAGACATCAGAGAACACACACAGGAGAGAAATCCTATGAATGTTATGAATGcggaaaatttttttctcagatgTCATATCTAACTATACATCATCGAATTCATTCAGGAGAGAAACCCtttgaatgtaatgaatgtggaaaaGCTTTCTCTCGGATGTCATACCTCACTGTACATTATAGAACTCATtcaggagagaaaccctatgaatgtaatgaGTGTGGAAAAAAATTCTATCACAAGTCAGCCTTTAATAGCCATCAAAGAATTCATAGGAAAGGGAACATAAATGTAATTGACGTGGAAAGGCTTCTCTGAAATCAGACCTCATTTTATGCCATAGAACCTTTTCAGTATAGTGAATAAAAAAAATCCTACCCGGAGTGAAATACTATCACACATTAGAGAATTCACACAGGTGAAATGGAAAAGCCTTTGTGCATTAGTCAGACTTGTAATATGAAAACTCACAGGGTAGAAACCTGTAAGATCACAGAACTCACTGGATACCAGACTGTACAGGAGTAAAAACTTTAAATATTTAGAGTGTGTAAGTTTTCACTATGGACTCAAAATATTTAATAGATCAGGGAATTCATACCACGAGAGAGCTATCGGTGTAAGAAATGTGGAAAACATACTCGACATTTGGGAATTATTAATACTACGTTTGGGAATTGTTAATACTAAAAGATAGGTTTCAAATAtcaaactttttgtttttaaaaaaaaaaaaaccagaagagaTCTGCTGTGAATAGACATTCACCTTCTATAAATAGAAGCTGTAAAATCATCAAGATAGTTCATCAAAATAGCAACATTAAACATCTAGGAGCAGTTCTTGAGGTAGATAGGGCTTATTTGTATTTAGTTTTTTAGTATGCTCCGTTAACGGGAATTGTATGCTTGAAAAGGCAGAGTATCTTCATTAGAGTGATTTGTAATACATATGGTAAGATCATCCCTTCTAAAAAGCACCACTAAGTCAGTATCTTAATATACATTGCCACTGAAATAATACTTGGCAGGCATAAAGTATACTTTTAGTTGTGTTTGGTTATTGTTAATGAACTGAATCTTATGTAAAGAAGCTAGTGGTTTTAGTGTTTTCAACTGTATCTGATTCAGCAAAATACATAGAAATCTATGCATAAAATAGATAGAAAACTCTGTATAATTTTAAATTGTTAATACCAGAAGGTTCCATGAGGGAAAAACAGCTGTAGTATGCACTGCACTCTGTCCAGTTTAAAAATGAACTTAAAATGCTCcgtttttgtatattgtttaagTGTAATGATTTATTTGGATGCCTACGTGAGTGTGCAGAGCACGAATACTGTGTAATTTAGGAattacctgtatttttatttgatatGATACGCCTTTGAACATTGTGCATGCTCCTTCCTATTATTGAATTAATTCATAACATTAATATAGGTTTGTGGCAGACGTTGTTGAGTGACTGCCCTAGTCACGCCCTTCCTTTTGTTTACCGGCAAAGTTTGGGTGTCCGCTCCTTTAAGGAGTTGGGGTAAGCCCTGACTCATTTCAGTCAGTAATGAAAATCCCAT includes the following:
- the ZNF12 gene encoding zinc finger protein 12: MSSTLPQEQQKMDKALGSVSFKDVAVDFTQEEWQRLDTAQKTIYKDVMLENYSHLISLGHPIIKPDVITKLEQGEEPWIVEGEFLLQSYPEEAQKVDDLIERVQENEDELSGQSVFINKTLMEERGNILDKTLNVESSPDLSRKISYKCDSCEKNLKSISGYITSDGSYARMNPDECSGCGKSLLHIKLEKTHPGDQSYEFTETGETDTLNDGSIYQKIHILEKPFDYIECQKAFQTETVFVNHMEEKPCKWNESEIAFLQMSNLGVHQRSHMEMKPYECSECGKSFCKKSKFIIHQRTHTGEKPFVCNQCGKSFCQKGTLTVHLRTHTGEKPYECSVCGKTFYQKLHLIQHERTHSGEKPYECNYCGKSFCQKTHLTQHQRTHSGERPYVCHYCAKTFSQKSALNDHHKIHTGVKLYKCNECGKCFCRKSTLTTHQRTHTGEKPYECNECGKFFSRLSYLTVHYRTHSGEKPYECNECGKTFYLNSALMRHQRVHTGEKPYECNECGKLFSQLSYLNVHHRTHSGVKPYECNECGKSFYQNSALCRHQRIHKGEKPYECYICGKFFSQMSYLTIHHRIHSGEKPYECSECGKTFCQNSALNRHQRTHTGEKSYECYECGKFFSQMSYLTIHHRIHSGEKPFECNECGKAFSRMSYLTVHYRTHSGEKPYECNECGKKFYHKSAFNSHQRIHRKGNINVIDVERLL